The following are encoded together in the Blattabacterium cuenoti BPAA genome:
- the leuS gene encoding leucine--tRNA ligase yields MEYNFREIEKRWQIYWKKHNIFHTKENKKRKYYILNMFPYPSGTGLHVGHCLGYIASDVYARYKRAKKYNVLNPIGFDSFGLPAEQYAIQTGKHPYDTTLENSRIYKKQINKIGLSFDWDRELYTSNPNYYRWTQWMFIQIFNSWYDKNSEKAKPISILIKEFNKNGNKFVNANTTSNYKFDSKTWKQFSFYKKESVLLDYRLAFLCKNTVNWCPDLGTVLANDEIKNGKSERGGYPVYQKKMLQWHIRISAYAERLIKGLNFIKCSQSLKKLQYNWIGKSTGISVLLKVITPVEEIHQIELFTSHPEMIFGMTFIILSPNHPLSVKISLPHKNGLTSFSKEFSINENTKNIYGIFTGNYVFHPFFPKKRIPIYISNFISVNQKTQSVIGIPGHEEKSKKFAKKFGIEIIKILDFNKKCINSNFLNGLTRKQAKEKIIKILVKNKIGSLKTSYKIRDAIFSRQRYWGEPIPIYFKNKIPKTIPVDKLPLILPEIDNFHPKDGKPPLVRAKNWAWDEKDMKIVPNILIDHKNVFPIETSTMPSWAGSSWYFLRYMDVHNNQFFIDKKKENYWKNVDLYIGGSEHSTGHLIYARFWHKFLLDRGWITTEEPFKKILNQGMILSYSAIIIKVIGENIFLSYGLKNKKHAYFSFQEIYVDLSLIKENNELNIHKFKKCRPEFYSSVFILERGAFFCKRKLEKMSKSKYNVINPDDIYDKYGSDTFRLYEMFLGPINQSKPWDEKKINGIKNFLIKFWCLFHKNKTFQVSETNPTFQELEFLHSSIKKIQNKIKSFSWNTSISLLMIMTNQLTLLKCNKRKILEPLVQLIAPFAPHISEELWYKLGKKKSVLFYDFPVFNPKYIVKKEITYPIMFNGKLKFLEKFDSNTPIEKIKNKILNHPKTKFFLKEKTLQKLILIPKKIINILIK; encoded by the coding sequence ATGGAATATAATTTTCGTGAAATAGAAAAACGTTGGCAAATATACTGGAAAAAACATAACATTTTTCATACAAAAGAAAACAAAAAAAGAAAATACTACATCTTAAATATGTTTCCTTATCCTTCTGGAACAGGTCTTCATGTAGGACATTGTTTAGGTTATATAGCATCAGATGTTTATGCAAGGTACAAACGAGCAAAAAAATACAATGTTTTAAATCCCATAGGATTTGATTCTTTTGGACTTCCTGCAGAACAATATGCGATTCAAACTGGAAAACATCCTTACGATACAACTCTCGAAAATTCACGTATATATAAAAAACAAATAAATAAAATAGGACTTTCTTTTGATTGGGATAGAGAACTATATACTAGCAATCCTAATTATTATCGTTGGACTCAATGGATGTTTATTCAAATTTTTAATTCTTGGTACGATAAAAACAGTGAAAAAGCTAAACCTATAAGTATTTTAATTAAAGAATTTAATAAAAATGGAAATAAATTCGTTAACGCAAACACTACATCAAATTATAAATTTGATTCAAAAACATGGAAACAATTTAGTTTCTACAAAAAAGAATCTGTTCTTTTAGATTATAGATTAGCTTTTTTATGTAAAAATACAGTAAATTGGTGTCCAGATTTAGGAACAGTGTTAGCTAATGATGAAATAAAAAATGGAAAAAGTGAAAGAGGAGGATATCCAGTTTACCAAAAAAAAATGTTACAATGGCATATAAGAATTAGTGCATATGCAGAAAGACTCATTAAAGGATTAAACTTTATTAAGTGTTCTCAATCTTTAAAAAAATTACAATATAATTGGATAGGAAAATCAACAGGGATTTCTGTTTTATTAAAAGTAATTACTCCTGTTGAGGAGATTCATCAAATTGAATTGTTTACTTCTCATCCAGAAATGATATTTGGAATGACTTTCATCATATTATCTCCAAATCATCCACTTTCAGTTAAAATATCATTACCCCATAAAAATGGATTAACATCTTTTTCCAAAGAATTTTCTATAAATGAAAATACAAAAAATATATATGGAATTTTTACAGGAAATTATGTTTTTCATCCTTTTTTTCCTAAAAAAAGGATTCCCATTTATATCAGTAATTTTATTTCTGTAAATCAAAAAACCCAATCTGTTATCGGAATACCTGGACATGAAGAAAAAAGTAAAAAATTTGCCAAAAAATTTGGTATAGAAATCATTAAAATTTTAGATTTTAATAAAAAGTGTATTAATTCTAATTTTTTAAATGGATTAACCCGTAAACAAGCAAAAGAAAAAATCATTAAAATTTTAGTCAAGAATAAAATAGGTTCACTTAAAACAAGTTATAAAATTCGTGATGCTATTTTTTCCAGACAAAGATATTGGGGCGAACCCATTCCTATTTATTTTAAAAATAAAATTCCAAAAACAATTCCAGTCGATAAATTGCCTCTCATTCTTCCAGAAATAGACAATTTTCATCCTAAAGATGGAAAACCTCCATTAGTTAGAGCCAAAAACTGGGCTTGGGATGAAAAAGATATGAAGATTGTTCCTAATATTTTGATTGATCATAAAAATGTATTTCCAATAGAAACTAGTACTATGCCGAGTTGGGCCGGTTCAAGTTGGTATTTTCTTAGATATATGGATGTACATAACAATCAATTTTTTATAGATAAAAAAAAAGAAAATTATTGGAAAAATGTAGACTTATATATTGGTGGATCTGAACATAGTACAGGTCATTTGATTTATGCTAGATTTTGGCATAAATTTTTGTTAGATAGAGGATGGATAACAACTGAAGAACCTTTCAAAAAAATATTGAATCAAGGAATGATCTTGAGTTATTCTGCAATCATAATCAAAGTGATAGGAGAAAACATTTTTTTATCTTATGGATTAAAAAATAAAAAACACGCATATTTTTCTTTTCAAGAAATATATGTGGATCTTTCTTTAATTAAAGAAAACAATGAATTAAATATTCATAAGTTTAAAAAATGTAGACCTGAATTTTATTCATCTGTTTTTATTTTAGAAAGAGGGGCCTTTTTTTGTAAAAGAAAATTGGAAAAAATGTCAAAATCAAAATATAATGTAATAAATCCTGATGATATTTATGATAAATATGGATCAGATACATTTCGTTTGTATGAAATGTTTTTGGGTCCTATTAATCAATCTAAACCTTGGGATGAAAAAAAAATAAATGGAATAAAAAATTTTTTAATTAAATTTTGGTGTTTATTTCATAAAAATAAAACTTTTCAAGTCAGTGAAACAAATCCAACATTCCAAGAATTGGAATTTTTGCATAGTTCCATAAAAAAAATACAAAATAAAATAAAATCTTTTTCTTGGAATACTTCTATTAGTTTGTTAATGATTATGACGAATCAATTGACTCTATTAAAATGTAATAAAAGAAAAATACTAGAGCCTTTAGTTCAATTGATTGCTCCATTTGCTCCTCATATATCCGAAGAATTATGGTATAAACTGGGGAAAAAAAAATCTGTTTTATTTTACGATTTTCCAGTTTTTAATCCAAAATATATAGTAAAAAAGGAAATAACATATCCGATTATGTTTAATGGAAAATTAAAATTTTTAGAAAAGTTTGATTCTAACACTCCCATAGAAAAAATAAAAAATAAAATCTTAAATCATCCTAAAACAAAATTTTTTTTGAAAGAAAAAACTTTACAAAAGTTAATTTTAATTCCTAAAAAAATAATAAATATTTTAATTAAATAA
- a CDS encoding Glu/Leu/Phe/Val family dehydrogenase, producing MSKNQNKTGSYSFFNCIEKNFDKAARFISIEKGLLEQIKACNSVYRMHFPVKIGKEIKVVEAYRVQHSHHKLPCKGGIRYSMKVNQDEIMTLAALMTYKCAIVDVPFGGAKGGIKIDPQTISSENIEKITRRYTSELIKKNFIGPGIDVPAPDYGTGEREMSWIFDTFLSLRSGDVDALACVTGKPVSQGGVRGRKEATGLGVFYGVRELCHVKEDMDSVGLDVGLVGKRIIIQGLGNVGYHAASFFHESGAIIIALAEREGAIYNEKGLNVSKVFLHLKNNGSILNFPEAKNIEKTEKALELECDILIPAALENVIHKNNANRIKAKIIGEAANGPITPEADEILDKKGVIIVPDIYLNAGGVTVSYFEWLKNLSHVRYGRMEKKFRENVNAEFLQVIETVCKKKISIEEKKMILRGPREIDLVRSGLEDTMINGFHKICDLKKSLKIENMRTAAFVLSINKIIDSYEKLGIFP from the coding sequence ATGTCAAAAAACCAAAATAAAACTGGTTCATATAGTTTTTTTAATTGTATAGAAAAAAATTTTGATAAAGCTGCACGATTTATTTCTATTGAAAAAGGTCTTTTAGAACAAATTAAAGCTTGTAATTCTGTATATCGGATGCATTTTCCCGTTAAAATAGGAAAAGAAATCAAAGTGGTAGAAGCATATAGAGTTCAACACTCCCATCATAAACTTCCTTGTAAAGGAGGGATTCGATATAGTATGAAAGTTAATCAAGATGAAATTATGACTTTAGCCGCTTTAATGACCTACAAATGTGCCATAGTTGATGTCCCTTTTGGAGGAGCTAAAGGTGGTATAAAAATAGACCCACAAACTATATCATCAGAAAACATAGAAAAAATAACACGCCGTTATACCTCTGAATTGATTAAAAAAAATTTCATCGGTCCAGGAATAGATGTCCCCGCTCCTGATTATGGAACTGGAGAAAGAGAGATGAGTTGGATTTTTGATACTTTTCTATCTCTTCGTTCTGGAGACGTAGATGCATTAGCTTGTGTTACAGGAAAACCCGTTTCTCAAGGAGGAGTCAGAGGAAGAAAAGAAGCAACAGGGTTGGGCGTTTTTTATGGGGTAAGAGAGTTGTGCCATGTAAAAGAAGATATGGATTCTGTTGGTCTTGATGTAGGATTAGTTGGAAAAAGAATTATTATACAAGGATTAGGAAATGTTGGATATCATGCTGCCAGTTTTTTTCATGAGTCTGGGGCTATTATAATCGCTTTGGCAGAAAGAGAGGGAGCGATTTATAACGAAAAAGGATTAAATGTTTCCAAAGTTTTTTTACATTTAAAAAACAATGGATCCATATTAAATTTTCCAGAAGCAAAAAATATAGAAAAAACGGAAAAGGCTTTAGAATTAGAATGCGATATTTTAATTCCAGCAGCATTAGAAAATGTGATCCATAAAAATAATGCAAATCGTATTAAGGCTAAAATAATTGGAGAAGCGGCAAATGGACCGATTACTCCTGAAGCTGATGAAATATTGGATAAAAAAGGAGTGATTATTGTTCCTGATATTTATTTAAATGCAGGTGGTGTTACTGTTTCTTATTTTGAATGGCTAAAAAATTTAAGTCATGTACGTTATGGACGTATGGAAAAAAAATTTAGAGAAAATGTAAATGCAGAATTTTTACAAGTTATAGAAACAGTTTGCAAAAAAAAAATTTCAATAGAAGAAAAAAAAATGATTTTAAGAGGACCAAGAGAAATAGATTTGGTCCGTAGCGGATTAGAAGATACCATGATCAATGGTTTTCACAAAATTTGTGATCTAAAAAAATCATTAAAAATAGAAAACATGCGTACTGCAGCATTTGTCCTATCTATCAATAAAATTATAGATTCTTATGAAAAACTAGGTATTTTTCCATAA
- the pyrH gene encoding UMP kinase, producing the protein MKYKRSLLKLSGEALMGENKFGLHSTRFQQYAEEVKKVVDMGAQVAIVIGGGNIFRGFPRIKEKTINRIEGDYMGMLATVINGIAFQSYLENVGICTCIQTAIRMDEIAEPFGIDRAIHHLERGKVVIFVAGLGNPYFTTDTAAVLRAIEIKADVLLKGTKVDGIYTTDPEKNKYAKKLKNISFDMAYQMGIKVMDQTAFILGNENDLPIIIFDINKRGNFKKVISGEKIGTMVSKKK; encoded by the coding sequence ATGAAATACAAAAGATCATTATTGAAATTAAGTGGAGAAGCTCTTATGGGAGAGAACAAATTTGGACTTCATTCTACTCGTTTTCAACAATATGCTGAAGAAGTAAAAAAAGTAGTAGATATGGGGGCCCAAGTGGCTATAGTTATTGGAGGTGGGAATATATTTAGAGGATTTCCTAGAATAAAGGAAAAAACTATAAATCGTATAGAAGGAGATTATATGGGAATGTTAGCTACCGTTATTAACGGTATAGCCTTTCAATCATATTTAGAAAATGTAGGAATATGTACTTGTATTCAAACAGCTATCAGAATGGATGAAATTGCAGAACCTTTTGGTATAGATAGAGCCATACATCATCTTGAAAGAGGAAAAGTTGTCATATTTGTCGCAGGGTTAGGAAATCCTTATTTCACTACAGATACAGCCGCTGTTTTGCGTGCTATTGAAATCAAAGCTGATGTATTATTAAAAGGAACTAAAGTGGATGGAATTTACACAACAGATCCAGAAAAAAATAAATATGCTAAAAAACTTAAAAATATATCTTTTGATATGGCATATCAAATGGGAATCAAAGTCATGGATCAAACTGCCTTTATTTTAGGAAATGAAAATGATCTACCAATTATTATTTTTGATATCAATAAAAGAGGAAATTTTAAAAAAGTAATTTCAGGAGAAAAAATAGGAACTATGGTTTCTAAAAAAAAATAA
- a CDS encoding ribosome-recycling factor, whose protein sequence is MDELNDIFSSCKRDMEEILEKLKKEIHRVRLGSKSVSSFLGKIKIKCYGTFFPLIEVANISIIDNMNISIHPWDRSIISDIDKAIINANLGFMPTNKGDSIHIHLPIITEESRKNLMKKIKIQTEHAKVLVRKIRSKNNQYIRKLKISEDVSKTGEIRIQKMTNEYIQKIENFFLHKEKEILRI, encoded by the coding sequence ATGGATGAGTTAAACGACATTTTTTCCTCTTGTAAAAGAGATATGGAAGAAATTCTGGAAAAACTGAAAAAAGAAATTCATCGTGTTCGATTAGGCAGTAAATCTGTCTCTTCTTTTTTAGGTAAAATAAAAATAAAATGTTATGGAACCTTTTTTCCACTTATAGAAGTCGCCAACATTTCTATTATAGATAATATGAATATTTCTATTCATCCTTGGGATCGCTCTATTATTTCAGATATAGATAAGGCGATTATTAATGCTAATTTAGGTTTTATGCCAACTAATAAAGGAGATTCGATTCATATACATTTACCTATCATTACAGAAGAAAGTAGAAAAAATTTGATGAAAAAAATAAAAATACAAACAGAACATGCAAAAGTTCTTGTGAGAAAAATTCGAAGTAAAAATAACCAATATATAAGAAAATTAAAAATATCAGAAGATGTTTCTAAAACAGGGGAAATTCGTATACAGAAAATGACAAATGAATATATACAAAAAATAGAAAATTTCTTTCTTCATAAAGAAAAAGAAATATTGAGAATATAA
- the asnS gene encoding asparagine--tRNA ligase: MIKKYSVKELLNQGKFLLNKKVLVEGWIRSFRYSIFITLNDGSTIQNLQIILSTNKLDKIIMKKITIGSSIRVIGIVKKSIGKKQYIELQSLDITIYELVNPKILQKSILQPKRHSFEKLREQAHLRFQTNIFSCIMRIRHHIAFCIHKYFHEHGFFYLHTPIITTSNCEGTGKMFQITTMDFKKNQLIDYAKDFFKCKTYLSVSGQLEAETASLGLGKVYTFGPVFRAENSNTSRHLSEFWMIEPEIAFYHLEENINLAEKFLKFIIKYIVENNMEDLIFLNQCLEKWKKKKKNYLLEKLELILKFPFKKISYTETIKILDQEEKKKNIKFSHPIMWGMDLQSEHEQYLVDKYFKKIPVIIFDYPCSIKAFYMRMNNDGKTVRAMDVLFPEIGEIIGGSQREERYDMLLQRMKDTNIDINKLWWYLDTRRFGSVPHSGFGLGFDRLVQFITGMNNIRDVIPFPRTPNNAEF, translated from the coding sequence ATGATAAAAAAATATTCAGTTAAAGAATTATTAAATCAAGGAAAATTTTTACTAAATAAAAAAGTATTAGTTGAAGGATGGATCCGTTCTTTTCGTTATTCTATTTTTATCACTTTGAATGATGGATCGACCATTCAAAATCTACAAATTATTTTATCCACCAATAAATTGGATAAAATAATCATGAAAAAAATAACAATTGGAAGTTCAATTAGAGTTATAGGTATAGTAAAAAAAAGTATTGGAAAAAAACAATATATCGAACTCCAATCTTTGGATATAACCATATATGAATTAGTAAATCCAAAAATTCTTCAAAAATCTATTTTACAACCTAAAAGGCATAGTTTTGAAAAACTTCGTGAACAAGCTCATTTACGTTTTCAAACAAATATTTTTAGTTGCATTATGCGAATTCGTCATCATATAGCTTTTTGTATACACAAGTATTTTCATGAACATGGGTTTTTCTATCTTCATACTCCAATTATTACGACTTCAAATTGTGAAGGAACCGGAAAGATGTTTCAAATTACAACTATGGATTTCAAAAAAAATCAACTAATAGATTATGCAAAAGATTTTTTTAAATGTAAAACTTATCTCAGTGTATCCGGACAATTAGAAGCGGAAACCGCTTCTTTAGGATTAGGAAAAGTGTACACTTTTGGTCCTGTATTTCGGGCTGAAAATTCCAATACTTCACGACATTTATCTGAATTTTGGATGATTGAACCGGAAATTGCCTTTTATCATCTTGAAGAGAACATAAATCTAGCAGAAAAATTTCTCAAGTTTATTATTAAATATATTGTTGAGAATAATATGGAAGATTTAATCTTTTTAAATCAATGTTTGGAAAAATGGAAAAAAAAGAAAAAGAACTACCTTTTAGAAAAATTAGAACTGATCTTAAAATTTCCATTTAAGAAAATTAGTTATACAGAAACTATCAAAATTCTTGATCAAGAAGAAAAGAAAAAAAATATAAAATTTTCACATCCGATCATGTGGGGAATGGATTTACAATCTGAACATGAACAATATTTAGTTGATAAATATTTTAAAAAAATTCCTGTTATTATATTTGATTATCCTTGTAGTATTAAAGCCTTTTATATGCGTATGAATAATGATGGTAAAACTGTTAGAGCTATGGATGTCTTATTTCCTGAAATAGGAGAAATTATTGGAGGCTCTCAAAGAGAAGAACGTTATGATATGTTATTACAACGGATGAAAGATACAAATATTGATATCAATAAACTTTGGTGGTATTTAGATACACGTCGTTTTGGTTCTGTTCCTCATAGTGGATTTGGTTTAGGTTTTGATCGTTTGGTTCAATTTATCACAGGAATGAATAACATTCGTGATGTAATCCCATTTCCAAGAACTCCAAACAATGCAGAATTTTAA
- the rpoN gene encoding RNA polymerase factor sigma-54, with protein MLIKQQLLQKGQHKLSPQQIRLMKLVQLSTLDFEQRVQQELEENPALEEENCSDLEEYSEVLEEENKIDVTEDQKNQSLDNIIDEYFSDDEIEDFQINNQKNYSMKKHIPIISGISFQEYLKNQLHTFRLNEKDLLIADFILGNIDDDGYIRRKITSIADDIFLILGKSVSTEKVEKLLVNYIQKLDPIGVGSRNLQECLLIQLEKKKINQEVILSKKIIQDHFEFFIKKHYQKLQNKLGITKKSLRKILDQIRKLNPKPGKIYSDNTKNLNHIIPDFNISVSDEKLELTLNQKNIPKLKISSLYLDMLKSYQSEKNIKENEGTIVFLKKKINSAKWFVDAIKQRKNTLMLTMNAIMDYQKEYFLTGDPVKIKPMILKNISQKIGVGISTVSRVANSKYVNTPYGTFLIKSFFSEKMMNQEGKEISSIEIKKLLKEFIDKENKKKPFTDEKLSKILRKKGYLVARRTIAKYRDQMHFPVARMRKDL; from the coding sequence ATGTTAATAAAACAACAGTTATTGCAAAAAGGGCAACATAAACTTTCTCCACAACAAATTAGGTTAATGAAATTAGTTCAATTATCTACTTTAGATTTTGAACAAAGAGTTCAACAAGAATTAGAAGAAAATCCAGCTTTGGAAGAGGAAAATTGTTCAGATTTAGAAGAATATTCAGAGGTATTAGAAGAAGAAAACAAGATAGATGTAACAGAAGATCAAAAAAATCAATCTTTAGATAATATCATAGATGAATATTTCAGTGATGACGAAATAGAAGATTTCCAAATCAATAACCAAAAAAATTATAGTATGAAAAAACACATTCCAATTATATCTGGAATTTCTTTTCAAGAATATTTAAAAAATCAATTACATACATTTCGTTTAAATGAAAAAGATTTATTAATTGCTGATTTTATATTAGGAAACATAGATGATGATGGTTATATTAGAAGAAAAATTACATCTATAGCGGATGACATTTTTTTAATACTTGGAAAATCTGTATCTACAGAAAAAGTAGAAAAATTGCTTGTAAATTACATTCAAAAATTAGATCCTATAGGTGTAGGATCCAGAAATCTACAAGAATGTTTACTCATTCAATTAGAGAAAAAAAAAATTAATCAAGAAGTTATTTTATCAAAAAAAATTATACAAGATCATTTTGAATTTTTTATAAAAAAACATTATCAAAAATTGCAAAACAAGTTGGGAATAACAAAAAAAAGTTTACGAAAAATTCTTGATCAAATAAGAAAATTAAATCCTAAACCAGGAAAAATTTATTCTGATAATACTAAAAATTTGAATCATATTATTCCGGATTTTAATATTTCTGTTTCAGATGAAAAATTAGAACTGACTTTAAATCAAAAAAACATACCAAAATTGAAAATATCCTCTTTATATTTAGATATGTTGAAATCTTATCAATCAGAAAAAAATATAAAGGAAAATGAAGGAACCATTGTATTTTTAAAAAAAAAAATAAATTCAGCAAAATGGTTTGTAGATGCAATTAAACAACGTAAAAATACACTTATGCTAACAATGAATGCTATTATGGATTATCAAAAAGAATATTTTTTAACGGGAGATCCCGTTAAAATAAAACCTATGATTTTAAAAAATATTTCTCAAAAAATTGGAGTAGGAATTTCTACTGTTTCTCGTGTAGCTAATAGTAAATATGTTAATACCCCATATGGAACTTTTTTAATCAAAAGTTTTTTTTCTGAAAAAATGATGAATCAAGAAGGAAAAGAAATTTCCTCTATTGAAATCAAAAAACTTTTAAAAGAATTCATAGATAAAGAAAATAAAAAAAAACCTTTCACTGATGAAAAATTATCCAAAATACTTAGAAAAAAAGGTTATTTGGTAGCCAGAAGAACTATCGCAAAATATAGAGATCAAATGCATTTTCCTGTTGCAAGAATGCGAAAAGATTTATAA
- a CDS encoding aldehyde dehydrogenase family protein: MFQTINPVDNNVLNTYYYLSNKNINLKLSEANKAYQKWKNYSFESKIQCLMKFCSCIQKAKDIIAYSITQEMGKPITQSYTEVNKSINLCKHYCELKESIFLEKIDTEYHNSYVKFESIGSILGIMPWNYPIWQTIRSTIPNLLLGNVILIKPAINTTGCSLILEKIFLESDFPKGIFQVLLIDLNQIESVIAHPTIQGVTFTGSTLAGSVIGSLSGKYIKKSILELGGNDAFVVLKDVKNIEKIAKIATESRLNNTGQTCISAKRFIVDKIIMNDFIDAVIQEMKTYRRGNLYDESTKIGYISRHDLSEKLYQQYKNIILNGGEICLEITKDGNFCSPSLLKVENENCVVKKEEIFGPIGIISSFYKEEIIPDIVNNTPYGLGASIWTKDLEKAEKISRKIDTGMIFINEVVKSDPRFPFGGVKQSGYGRELSPLSIKEFSNWKTVMIKEL; this comes from the coding sequence ATGTTTCAAACCATTAATCCTGTAGATAATAATGTATTAAATACTTATTATTATTTATCTAATAAAAATATTAATCTTAAATTATCTGAAGCTAATAAGGCATATCAAAAATGGAAAAATTATTCCTTTGAATCTAAAATTCAATGTTTAATGAAATTTTGTTCTTGCATACAAAAAGCTAAAGATATTATAGCCTACTCCATTACTCAAGAAATGGGAAAACCTATTACTCAATCTTATACTGAAGTAAACAAAAGCATTAATTTATGTAAACATTATTGTGAATTAAAAGAATCTATTTTTTTAGAAAAAATTGATACTGAATATCATAATTCTTATGTAAAATTTGAATCTATCGGTTCTATATTAGGAATTATGCCATGGAATTATCCCATATGGCAAACGATTAGATCTACTATTCCCAATTTATTATTAGGAAATGTTATCCTTATCAAACCAGCTATTAATACAACAGGATGTTCTCTTATTTTAGAAAAGATATTTTTAGAATCCGATTTTCCTAAAGGAATTTTTCAGGTTTTATTAATAGATCTGAATCAAATAGAATCGGTGATAGCTCATCCTACAATACAAGGAGTCACTTTTACAGGAAGTACTTTAGCGGGTAGTGTAATAGGATCATTATCGGGAAAATATATTAAAAAATCTATTTTAGAATTAGGAGGAAATGATGCTTTTGTAGTTTTAAAAGATGTAAAAAATATAGAAAAAATAGCAAAAATAGCTACAGAATCTAGATTAAATAACACAGGACAAACATGTATTTCTGCAAAAAGATTTATTGTAGATAAAATTATCATGAATGATTTTATAGATGCAGTAATACAAGAAATGAAAACATATCGTAGAGGAAATTTATACGATGAGTCCACTAAAATAGGTTATATTTCTCGTCATGATTTATCTGAAAAATTATATCAACAATATAAGAATATTATTCTAAATGGAGGAGAAATCTGTTTAGAAATTACTAAAGATGGTAATTTTTGTTCTCCTTCTCTATTAAAGGTAGAAAATGAAAACTGTGTAGTAAAGAAAGAAGAAATATTTGGTCCAATAGGAATTATTTCTTCTTTTTATAAAGAAGAAATAATTCCTGACATTGTCAATAATACACCATATGGACTTGGAGCCTCTATTTGGACAAAAGATTTAGAAAAAGCGGAAAAAATATCAAGAAAAATAGATACGGGGATGATTTTCATTAATGAAGTAGTAAAATCAGATCCACGTTTTCCTTTTGGAGGAGTGAAACAATCCGGATATGGTAGAGAATTATCACCATTATCTATAAAAGAATTTTCTAATTGGAAAACTGTAATGATAAAAGAATTATAA
- a CDS encoding SufE family protein, protein MTLRQKEEIIKKEFQILKDWEEKYEYLIDLGKKLSTKSTNFRSEDKLIHGCQSKVWLKAKLNGTRIFFEADSDALLPRGMAALMIQVYSGLFPFEIIYSNANFIYEIGFQTFLSPIRANGMLLFLKKIKFYAIALNSKISVSLGRN, encoded by the coding sequence ATGACTTTGCGTCAAAAAGAAGAAATCATAAAAAAGGAATTTCAAATTCTTAAAGATTGGGAGGAAAAATATGAATATTTGATAGATTTAGGAAAAAAATTGTCTACAAAATCAACCAATTTTAGGTCTGAAGATAAATTAATTCATGGTTGTCAATCTAAAGTTTGGTTAAAGGCAAAATTGAATGGAACACGAATTTTTTTTGAAGCGGATAGTGATGCTTTATTACCTAGAGGAATGGCTGCTCTTATGATTCAAGTATATTCCGGTCTCTTTCCTTTTGAAATTATTTATTCTAATGCTAATTTTATTTATGAAATAGGATTTCAAACTTTTTTATCTCCTATTAGAGCTAATGGAATGCTTTTATTTTTGAAAAAAATAAAATTTTATGCCATAGCTTTGAATTCCAAAATTTCTGTTAGCTTGGGACGAAATTAA